In the Aeromicrobium fastidiosum genome, GTGGGCTCTTACCTGGGCGTGGCGGGGGGAGGTCGGGGGCAGGATCGACAGCACCCGCTCCCACACCTCGAAGTCGTCGCGACCGTGCGGCGTGTCGGCGAACGACAGCAGCGCATCGGCGTCGCTGGACACGAGCAGCTGCGAGCGCACGTGCATGTGCAGCTCGTCGCGGATCCGTTCGACCGCAGGAGCGGTCGACGCAGGCAGCACGGGGCCGCGGTAGCGGGCGACCGCCCGCCGCAGGTGCCCGGCCGCGAGGTCGGCGCGCACGCCGGCGACGTCGGTGTCGACGACGTTCTTGAGTCGGTAGGGCCGCGACGCCAGTTCGATCGGCCCGAGCACGGCGCGCAGCCGCGACAGCTCGGCGCGCACCGTGACCTGCGCCTGCTCGTCGTCGCTGAGCGCCACCCCGAGCTCGGCGGTCGTCATGCCGTCGGCCGACTCGGACAGCAGCAGGACGATCTCGCTGTGCCGCAGGCTCAGGCGCGTCGTGGTCGAGCCGTGCCGGAGCGTCGCACCGTGGCCGCCCAGCACCTCGAGGCTGGGCGCCTGCCAGCCGGTCGTCGCGACCGACGCGCGCGGGGCCGGGCTGAGCCGTTCGATCCGCAGCTCGGCCTCCACCGCCGCGACGGTCGCCCGCACCAGGGTCAGGCTCTGCGGGGTCACGACCTCGTCGCCGCCGGTGAGGTCGAGCACCCCCAGGATGGCCCCCGTGTCGGGATCGTGGATGGGAGCCGCGGAGCAGCTCCACGGCGTGACCTGCCTCGCGAGGTGCTCGGCCCCGAAGATCTGCACCGGGCGGTCGAGGGCCAGCGCCGTCCCCGGGGCGTTGGTGCCGGCGCTCGCCTCGCTCCAGTCGGCCCCGGCGACGAAGTGCATCCGCTCGGCCATCGACCGCAGGCCCGCGTCGCCCTCGACCCACAGCAGCTGACCCGCCGCATCGCTGACTGCGACCAGCAGGCCGGAGTCCGCAGCACTGTCGACCAGCAGGCGCCGGATGACCGGCATGCCAGCCGCGAGCGGGTGCTGGTCGCGGATGGCCGCCAGGGCCGCGTCATCGAGCCGGATCGCGGCCATCGCCTGCTCGGGGTCGAGCCCGCCCTCGATGCTGCGCCGCCACGACTCCTGCACGAGCCGCCGCACCGCGGGATCGGTCGATCCGGTCGCGACGAAGTCGTCGTGCGCTCGGTTGAGGTATCGCGAGAGCGTGGCCGGATCGGCACCGGGCGGCATCGCGAGGTCCAGAGGTCGACCCATGCAGCGAGTGTACGGGTCGATGTGACGCCGGTCACGCCAGAATGGTGCGCGATCAGCGCTTGAGTGCGTCCACCAAGTCGTCGACCTCGACCTGCCGGGAGGACGGCGAGGTGCGGGCCGCCGTGAGCCAGGTGACGGTCGACCAGCCGTCGGCCAGCTGCTCGGCATCGGCGGACGGCCGTCCCACACGCGGGTCGTAGGTGAAGCTCGGGGTCCAGGTGGTCGGACCGCTCTGCGCGTACGTGACGGTTCGCGGGCCGCCCGTCGCCAGCGGGACGGCTCGCACGCCGCGTGGCTCGCGACGTGACGCGGTCTCCGCCGGGACGTTGACGTTGAGGAAGCCGGCTCGTCCCAGACCCTCGAAGCCGCGGGCAGCGAGCTGGTCCACCATCTCCACGACGAGGCGCGAGGCGTCGTCGAAGTCCGACTCGCCCTGCGCGTCGGTGTCTGCGCTCACCGCGACGGCCGGCAGACCAGCCTCGGCCGCCGCGGCCGCTGCTCCGACCGTGCCCGAGTAGCTGGTGTTCGCAGCGACGTTGGCGCCCTTGTTGACGCCCGACACCACGAGGTCGGGCGGGTCGCCGGCGAGGACGCCGAACAGGCCCACGTTGAGCGCGTCGACCGGCGTCCCGTCCACGGCGTAGATCGGTGCGTCAGCGCCCCGGGGTCGCGTCACCTCCATCGCGGTCACGTCGGTGGCCATGCTGCGTCCGCTCTGGTTCTCGAGCGGGCCCACGAGCGTCACGCGATGACCGGCCTTCGTCAACGCCTGGTAGACCGAGGTGATGCCCGGCGCGTCCCACCCGTCGTCGTTGACGAGCAGGATCGACAGCGGGCCGGTGACGGGGGAAGGGCCCGGCGCGGAGTCGTCGGAACATGCTGTCAGCAACCCGGCACCGACGACGGCAGCCATGAGGAAGCGGAGCGCGCGTGGCGCTCTGGTGAATGACTGCACTGCCCAGCTCCAACCTCGACCCGCGCCGTTGTCAGCGCTCGGGCGACAGTATAGTTGCGGCGACGTCCGGCCCCACGTCGACGAGGAGCTGCCCATGAACACGCGCACTCCGCTCCGCGCATCCGGCCCCGGCACGTCGCGGCCGCAGGACGTCGCACCCAGCCCGCTGCTCGACCGTCTCGCCCACGTGCTCGCGACCACCCAGGACCTGTCCGCCTCGAGCGATGCCTTGGCGCTCGCGGCCAGCACGTGGGAGGAGAGCTACCACCTCTCGCCGCAGCGCGGCAACATCCTGCGAGCCCTGCCATTGCCGGAGTCCCCCGTCGTCCTCGAGATCGGTGCCCGCTGCGGGGGGTTGACCCGTCACCTCGGCGAGCTGGGCGGGACGGTCGACGCCCTGGAGCCCCATCACGGCATGGCGCAGGTCGCGCGGGCCCGCTGCGCCGACCTGACGTCCGTCGTCGTCCACGAGGCGACGCTCGACGACGTGCCGCTCGAGACGACCTACGACCTGGTGGTCGCGGTCGACGCTTCTGACCTGCTCGCATCACAGGGACTGACCACGGCAGACCTCGCCGAACGGGCCACGGCGCTGCTGCGGCCGGGCGGACTACTTCTCATCGCCGGCGACAACCCGCGGGGCGTCCGCTTCCAGGCGGGCGACAGCACCCCCACGATCGGGCGCGATGGCGGGGCACCTCTCGCCCGCCTGCACCAGGCCGATGTCGAGTCGGCGGTGAGGGCCGCGGGCCTCGAGCCCCGGTCGCTGCTCGCCTTCCCCGACCACCGGCACACCCAGCTGCTCTTCGACCATGACGCCCTGGCAGCGATCGACTCCCAGCTGCTGCTCGCGCTCCCGTCGTTCCCCAGCCCGCCGTACCTAGATCGTCCGGCGACCTTTCCGGAGGAGCACCTCTGGGCCGCGGCGGTCGAGGCGGGCACGGGTGCACAGCATGCCAACGCGTACGTCGTCCTGGCCGGCACCGCTCCGGCTCCCGTCAACGCAGCGGCGTCCTTCTGGACGGTCGGGCGGCGGGCCGCGCAGTCGGCGTTCAACCGCATCCGCCAGCGCGGCGACGAGCTCGTGGTCGAGCGCGCCCTGGCATTTCCGGGTTCCCTTGCCCCGGACGGACCCCTCAGCATCCGGCCGCACACCGAGGCCTTCGTCGCCGGCGCCACGCTGACGCGCCGGCTCGGCAGCGCGGCCTCGATCGACGAGGCGCGCGCCCTCCTGCGTGGCTGGCGCGATCTCGTGATCGCCAGCTGCCACGAGGGTGAGCCCGTGCCATGGGACCTCATCCCGCGCAACGTCGTCGTGACCGACGACCAGCGACTCGTCGCGATCGACCAGGAGTGGCAGCTCGACGGAGGCGACGCCGAGGTCATCCTCACCCGCGGCTGCTTCTGGTTGACCTATGACGTGGCGATCGCCAGACGCCCTCCGTCCTGGCTACCCGTCACCGGCACCACCGACGTCGCCGCGCTCGCCGACCTCATCGCCGACCTCGCGGGCTGTCAGCTGTCCGCGGGGTGGGTCGACCGGCTCATCGACCGCGAAGCCCAGCACATGTCCCATGTGTGGCCCACCGACGACCGACATTCCCGGGCTGCCCGGGCCCGAAAGGAATGGCACCAGTTGACCGATCTCAGCAGGACACCGCCCCAGACCGATGGCCCGACCGAGACGACCGAACCCGTCTCGTCGGAGGCCTTCTCCACCGTGGTCGAGGCCCTCTCCTCCACCAATGCCGCCCTCCAGCAGCAGGTGCGCGACCTCGAGCTCGAGCTGCGACATGCCGAGCTGATCCACCGCGACCACGCGATCGGTCTCATGGCCACGGCCGAGAAGCTGCGTGACCGGCACGAGATGTCGCAGTCGTCCCTGCGCCGGGCCCGCGCCAAGATGAGCCGCCTGCAGAAGCGCAACGCCGCGATGAAGGCCTCGGCGACCTGGCGCGTCGGCAGCTTCTTCGTGCGTCCGTTCAACCGCCTCCGGCGTCGATGAGCGCCATGGCACCCAACGACCAGCCCCTCTTCTCGATCATCACGCCCGTCTACGACACACCTCTCGACGTGCTCGGGGAGACCGTGGACTCCGTCCTGGCGCAAACCTTCGTCGACTGGGAGTGGATCCTGGTCGACGACTGCTCGCCCGACGTTCGCGTCCAGGCCGAGCTGCAGCGTCATGCCGCCCGCGATCCTCGTATCCGCGTGTTCAGCCGCGACGTCAACGGGGGCATCGTGGCCACGTCGAACGATGCGGCCTCGCACGCTCGTGGACAGTTCATCGCACTGCTCGACCACGACGACCTGCTGACCACCCATGCGCTGCAGGCCATGGCCGCCGCGATCGCCAAGAATCCCGACGAGGTCGACTACCTGTACAGCGACGAGGACAAGGTGATGCCCGACGGCAGCATCGGTCACACGTTCCTCAAGCCCGACTGGTCACCCGAGCGGTTCCGGCACCAGATGTACACGTGCCACTTCTCGGTGCTGCGCACCTCCCTGTTCCGGGCGGTCGACGGCTTCCGCGACGGGTACGACGGATCCCAGGACTGGGATCTCATCCTGCGGGCCACCGAGCGGGCGCGGTTGATCCATCACGTCCCGCAGGTGCTGTACCACTGGCGTGCCATCCCCGGTTCGGCCGCTGCCGAGCTGGATGCCAAGCCGTATGCGTTCGAGACCGGCCGGCAAGCCATCCAAGGACAGCTCGAGCGCCTCGGCATCGATGCGATCGTCACCCACCGACCCGAGGTCGGCGTGTACGAAGTACGTCGCGAGCCCGATCTCACGACGCCCACCAGCATCATCATCCCGACGATCGGCTCCTCAGGACGGGTCTGGGGTTCGACCCGGTGCTTCGTCAGCGAGGCGATTCGATCGGTCCGCGACCACACAGCGCACGCCGACCTCGAGTTCGTCGTCGTCTACGACACGCCCACGCCGCCGCAGGTGCTCCACGAGCTGCGGTCCATCCCGGGCATCGACCTGGTGCTCGTCGAGTTTCGCCAGCCGTTCAACTTCAGCGCCAAGTGCAACATCGGCGCTCTCCACGCACGCGGCGATGTGCTGATCTTCCTGAACGACGACGTCCAGGCCGAGTCCGACGAGGTCGTCGGACAACTCATCGCACCGTTGTCCGAGGCCGGAGTCGGCATGACCGGCGCGAAGCTCCTCTTCGAGAGCAACCGCGTTCAGCATGCGGGTGTCGAGTACGGCAGCGGCAGCATCTACCACACCCTGTACAAGCAGCTGCACGTCGACGTGAAGAACCCCGAGCTGCTGATGAACCGCGAGGTCTCCGCTCTGACGGGTGCCTGTGTCGCGCTGCGCCGCGACGTCTTCACGGCGGTGGGCGGCTTTACCGAGGAGCTGCCTGTCAACTTCAACGACGTCGACTTCAGCCTCAAGATCCGCCGCGAGGGCCTCCGACTCGTGTGGCTGTGGGACGTCGTCCTGTGGCACTTCGAGTCGATCACCCGGTCGCCGACGGTGCACGCGTTCGAGAAGGAGTTCATCGTCAACCGGTGGGGTCAGTACCGCACCCAGCGGGAGCGCTACCGCGCCACGTTCACGCCCTGAGCCTCACGGCACGTCGTCGTGGCTCCAGGTCACGCCCTCGCGCACGACGCGCGCGGGCGTGCCTGCCGCGACGGTGAACGGCGGCACCTTCTGGCCACGCACCATGCTGCGCATGCCGATCACCGAGCCCTCGCCGATCTCGGCGTGGCCCGTCACGACGGCATCGCGACCGAGCCACACGTGCTGGCCGAGACGGATGTGGGCACCGAAGGGATTGATCCGTTCCCCCGTGCCGACGTCCTCGAGCCGGTGCATGTCGTCGGTGGCCACGTAGACGTCGGCGGCCCACAGCTGGTCGGCCGCGGCGACGATGGTGCCGCCGTTGCGGGCGTCGACGATCGCACCGCGGGTGCCGACCAACGGGCCGTGCAGGACGATGCTCGACCGGGCACCGCAGTAGATCTCTCCCGCGGTCAGCACGCAGTCGCGGCCGAGGAACACCGTCGCCTCGTCACCGCCAACCAGCAGCGACGAGAGCCATTCCATCGGCGAGCCCACGACGATCAGCACGTCGCGCACCGGGAACATGCCGAGCGACGCGACGACCTTCTCGGGCAGCCATGCGTGCGGCGAGACGTAGAGCGCGTTGCCGCAGTCGTGCCACCAGGCGGGGAGCGCGTCCTCGACCAGCGACCACGTCGTCCCGTCGATCGTGGCGGCCTCGACCCCGGCCGTCCTCAGCCGGTCGCGGTGCTGCGAGCTCAGCATCAGGCGTCCCGCCGCATGAACAGCGCGTAGGAACCGGCCAGCAGCGCACCGACGAACACCGCCATGACGATGCCGCCGCCGACGGGCCCGAACGGCTCCGCACCGAGGGCACGCTGCACGAAGCCGTCGACCGACGACTGCACGAACATCTGGCTGCCGGCGTCGTAGGGCAAATACTTGAGCACCACGGTGACGCCCCCCGCCGACTGCGGATCGTCGGAGTTGGTCTTGATGATGACCACGATGCTCTGGATGATGAACTCGAACAGGCTCGGCACCAGCATGAGCATCGCCACGCCAGCGGTCTGGTTGCGCAGCAGCGCCGCGAAGGCCAGGCCCGACAGGGCGAAGAGCACCGTGAACAGCACGAGCCCGACCGACCCCTCGACGAGGGCCGACGCACTGGGCATGTCGAGCCCGAACAGCGCGAGGCAGCCGAGCGCGATCACGACGCAGGTCACGGCGGTCAGCGCCGCCACGAGCGCCGTCGAGACGACCTTCGCGACGAACACGTGCGTGCGGTTCGGGATCGCCGTCAGCGTCGCGCGGATCATGCCGTGGCGGTACTCGTGCCCCATCGAGAAGACACCCACCAGCCCCACGATGTACGCCATCAGCAGCGGGGCACCCGTGGAGCCGCCGATCGTCGACAGGATCTCGAAGCCCTCGTCGCCGCCCCCGAACGTCGAGGAGGTCGCGAGCGACAGGGCGATCAGCACGGCGAACACGAGCTGGAACACCAGCGCCGTGCCGACCAGCCAGTACGTCGACCCGATCGAGCGCAGCCTGAACCACTCATAGCGCAGTGCCCCGATCATCGCTGTCCCCCGTCGTTCGTCGTGTGGGATCCGCGGAACTCCTCGGACAGGCCCGTCGCCTCGAGGAACGCCTCCTCGAGCGTCGCCTCACGGGTCGTCAGCTGGTGCAGCCGGGCGCCGGCGGCCTGGGCCGCGTCGCCGATCTGCTCGGCGGTGGCCCCGCGGACGACGAGCGAGTCGCCGGAGGCCGTGAGCGTCGCGCCGAGCGACTCGAGCCGCGGAGCGAGGGCGGAGAGGTCGGGCGTGCGCACGACGACGTCGCCCAGCCCGCTGTGCGCGATGAAGTCGTGCACGGGGCCGTTGGCCAACATGCGGCCACGACCGATGACCACGAGCTCGTCGGCCAGCAGCGCCATCTCCTGCAGCAGGTGGCTCGACACGAAGACGGCCCGTCCCTGCCCGGCGAGGTGCTTGAGCAGGTTGCGCAGCCACGTGATGCCCTGCGGGTCGAGGCCGTTGCTCGGCTCGTCGAGGATCAGGGTGTGCGGATCGCCGAGCAGCGCCGCGGCGATGCCGAGCCGCTGCCCCATGCCGAGGCTGAACTTGCCCGGACGTCCTCGCGCCACGTCCGTCAGGCCCACCATCTCGACGACCTCGTCGACTCGCCGGTCGGGGATGCCGTTGGGTGCCGCGAGCATGCGCAGGTGGTTGCGGGCTCGCCGGGTGGGGTGAAACGGCTTGGCCTCCAGCAGCGCGCCGACGTGGCGCATCGGCTGGTCGAGATCGCCGAACCGGACGCCGTCGAACGTCGTCGCCCCGTCGCCCCGGTCGAGGCCCAGCATGAGCCGCATCGTGGTCGACTTGCCCGAGCCGTTGGGCCCGAGGAACCCCGTGACGCTGCCGGGACGCACCGTGAACGACAGGTCGTCAACCGCTCGGTGGTTGCCGAAGGTCTTGCCGAGCGACTGAGCCTCGATGAGCGCCATGGCCACCAGCCTGCCACGGCCCGGCACCACCTACCGTGGGGGCATGGACGACAGAGCGGTGCGACCGATCGAGGACGGGGTCGCGACCGACCTGCGTGGCGAGCTGACCTACGCGGGCTACCTGCAGCTGCCGACGCTGCTGTCGGCGCAGCAGCCGGTCTCTGACCACCACGACGAGATGCTGTTCATCGTCCAGCACCAGGTCACCGAGCTGTGGCTCAAGCAGCTCATCCACGAGCTGCGCTCGGCCATCGCCCTCGTCGAGGCCGACGACCTGTCGCCCGCGCTGAAGCGGTTGGCGCGGGTCAAGGCGATCCAGCGGCAGATGTTCGAGCAGTGGTCGGTACTCGCGACGCTGACGCCGGTCGAGTACGTCCAGTTCAGGGACGATCTCGGCAAGGCGTCGGGCTTCCAGTCGCCGCAGTACCGCACCGTCGAGTTCCTGCTCGGCAACAAGAACCCGGCGATGATCGCGGTCTTCGAGCACGACCCGGTGCTGCGCGACGCCCTCCTGGCCGACCTCGCGGCTCCCAGCATCTACGACGCCTTCCTGCGGTTCCTGGCACGTCGCGGCCACGACGTCCCGGCATCTGTGCTCGACCGCGACCTGTCGCAGCCGTACGTCGCCGATCCGGGCGTGACGGAGGTGCTGCGCCGCGTCTACGCCGACCCCGACACCCACTGGGACGCCTACGAGATGTGCGAGGAGCTCGTCGACGTCGAGGAGAGCTTCCAGCTGTGGCGCTTCCGGCACATGAAGACCGTCGAGCGCATCATCGGCTTCAAGCGCGGCACGGGTGGCTCGTCGGGCGTCCACTTCCTGCAGAAGGCGCTCGAGCTGACGTTCTTCCCCGAGCTGCGCGACGTCCGCACCCACCTCTGACCCGGCCCCAAGCCGCGAGTGGCGCAAACCCGTCCCCGAGTGGCGCAGTCTCGTGGGACACGCCGTCCCAGAACCGCAGGATTGCGCCACTCGCGCGCCAGGGGAGCGCGGACGGACGAGGGCCCCGACCCCACGCGGTGCGTGGAGCCGGGGCCCTCGAGGTGGTGCGGGTCAGTGACGTGGGCTCAGAAGCCCATGCCGCCCATGTCACCCATGTCAGGCGCACCGCCACCGGCAGCAGCCGGCTCGGGCTTGTCGGCGACGACAGCCTCGGTGGTGAGGAACAGGGCTGCGATCGAGGCTGCGTTCTGCAGCGCCGAGCGCGTGACCTTGGCCGGGTCGATGATGCCCGCGGCGATCAGGTCGACGTACTCGCCGGTCGCGGCGTTGAGGCCGTGTCCGTCGGGCAGGTTGGTGACCTTCTCGGCGACGACTCCGCCCTCGAGACCGGCGTTGATCGCGATCTGCTTGAGCGGGGCCGAGGCGGCGACGCGCACGATGTTGGCACCCGTGGCCTCGTCGCCCGTGAGCTCGAGCTTCTCGAAGACCGCAGCGGCAGCCTGGACGAGAGCGACGCCACCACCGGCGACGATGCCCTCCTCGACAGCGGCCTTGGCGTTGCGGACCGCGTCTTCGATGCGGTGCTTGCGCTCCTTGAGCTCGACCTCGGTGGCAGCGCCGACCTTGATGACGGCGACGCCGCCGGCGAGCTTGGCCAGACGCTCCTGGAGCTTCTCGCGGTCGTAGTCGGAGTCGCTGTTCTCGATCTCGGCCTTGATCTGGTTGACGCGGCCGGCGATCTGGTCGTCGGAGCCACCGCCCTCGACGATCGTGGTCTCGTCCTTGGTCGTGACGACCTTGCGAGCCGTGCCGAGCAGCGTCAGGTCGGCGTTCTCGAGCTTGAGACCGACCTCCTCGCTGATGACCTCACCACCGGTCAGGATGGCGATGTCGGCCAGCATGGCCTTGCGACGGTCGCCGAAGCCCGGGGCCTTGACGGCGACGGACTTGAACGTGCCGCGCATCTTGTTGACGATCAGCGTCGCGAGGGCCTCGCCCTCGATGTCCTCGGCGATGATGACGAGCGGCTTGCCCGACGCCATGACCTTCTCGAGGACGGGGACCATGTCCTTGACCGACGTGATCTTGCTGTTGACGATCAGGATGTACGGATCGTCGAGGACGGTCTCCTGACGCTCCGGGTCGGTGACGAAGTAGCCCGACAGGTGACCCTTGTCGAAGCGCATGCCCTCGGTCAGCTCGAGGTCGACGCCGAACGTGTTCGACTCCTCGACCGTGATGACGCCTTCCTTGCCGACCTTGTCCATCGCCTCGGCGATGATCTCGCCGACCGTGGTGTCAGCGGCGGAGATCGAGGCGGTGGCAGCGATCTGCTCCTTGGTCTCGATGTCCTTGGCCATGCCGAGCAGCTGGGCGCTGATGGCCTCGACGGCGGTCTCGATGCCCTTCTTCAGGCCCATCGGGTTGGCGCCGGCCGCGACGTTGCGCAGGCCCTCGCGGACGAGTGCCTGGGCCAGGACCGTGGCGGTCGTCGTGCCGTCGCCAGCGACGTCGTCGGTCTTCTTGGCGACCTCCTTGACGAGCTCGGCACCGATCTTCTCGTAGGGATCCTCGAGCTCGATCTCACGGGCGATGCTGACGCCGTCGTTGGTGATCGTGGGAGCTCCCCACTTCTTCTCCAGGACGACGTTGCGACCCTTGGGGCCGAGCGTCACCTTCACGGCGTCAGCGAGCTGGTTCATACCGCGCTCGAGGCCGCGACGGGCTTCCTCGTTGAAAGCAATGGTTTTTGCCATGTGTACGTTTCTCCGACTTGGTTGTCGACGTGGGGTGGTCAGGCGATGCCCGCGACGGACGGCTGCGGCGTGCGGCGAACCCTTCTCGCCGCGGCCCACACCCTCATCGTTCTGACCGGTGCTTCCAGATTGGTATCTGGCACTCTCACTATACGAGTGCTAATCAACGGAGCGCAATCAGGTGGCTGGACCGACGTCGTACGTCAGCTCGGCGAACGGTCCGCGCCGCTCGACCGATCGCAGGGCCAGTCGGTCGGACCGGATGTCGCGCGGCAGCAGCGGTGCCCCGGCCCCCAGCGTGACGGGCGCGATCGTGACCGTGACCCGGTCGAGCAGGCCCGCGTCGGCGAACTGCCCGACCAGGTCGCCCCCACCCATCAGCCACACGTCCCGGTCACCGGCCGCAGCGACCATCTCGGCGTGCACGTCGACGACGGGCGCCCGGGTGAACCGGATGTCTGCGCCCTCGACGACCGGCAGGTCACGGGTCGTGAAGACCCAGGTGGGACGGTCGCCGTACCAGGCCGTCCACGTGTCGGGGCGCTCGAGCAGCGACTCGTGCTCGACGACCCACTCGTACGTCGACCGTCCCATCGCGAGCGCCCCGACTCCGGCGAGGAAGTCGGCGATGCCCGGCTCCTCGTCGTCGGCACCCGGCACGTCGAAGAGCCACTGCAGCGAGTGGTCGGTCGTCGCCAGGAAGCCGTCGAGGCTCGTCGCGGTGTTGTAGATCGTCGCCATGGGGCGACCGTACCGCCGGGGTCAGACGGAGAACAGGAGGTACAGGCCCGTGAAGGTGTACGCGACCATCAGCACCAGCATCGCGAGCTGGCCGCTCAGGCGGTGGGCCGCGGGCAGGACGGCGAGCGCGCGGTCGTGCGCGGCGACCACCGCGAGGACGTGGCCGATCACGACGCAGCTCACCTTGATCGCGGCGAGCGTCGAGGTGTGCTCGCTGAGGACGTACGTGACCGACGGGTCGCCCAGCGGTGCCCATCCGCGGTCGAGCGGGTCGAGCAGTGCGAAGAACGCCGCCTGCCCCTTCTCGAGCAGGTAGGTGAGGTAGTGGGCGAACACGTAGCCGACCACGATCGGCACCAGCGAGTGGGCCAGCAGCCCGGGCAGGCGTCGCCGCTCAGACCGGTCGACGCCGCCGGTGGCCGTGGCCGCGAGGATGAACAGGATGCCGACGACCATGCAGAAGACGAGCAGGACGGCGCTGTGCTGGGCGGACGTCAGCGTGCGGCTCTGCCAGAACGGCGAGGCAGAGAAGCTGTCGTAGGCCGTCGAGCCCAGCAGCACCGCGAGCACCGCGACGAGTCCCGGGGCGACCGGCACGGTCGGCAGGGTGCGCAGCGGGTTGTACAGGCCCCACCGGCCGTTCCTGACGAAGGGCGACAGGTGCGCGACGAGGCCGCTGTAGACGTCGAAGGGATCGGCCCGGTCGAACCACCTCTGCCCGAAGGCGAGACCGCCGAGCAGCATCGCGATGGCGTAGATCGCGACCCACCGCCGCACCGCCTCGACCGAGCCGGGGTCGGACGACGCGAGCTCGAGCCAGACGAAGCCGAACAGGCCTGCGGCCGCCGGCCAGTAGCCGAGGCGCTCCGGATAGGCCCAGATGCCGTCGCCCGCGACCGTGCGCCACGGCGAGAGGTCGCGCCACACGTGGCCGGCCAGCAGCGCCAAAGGCACGAGGCCGACCCACACCAGGATGTAGAACGCCTGCACTCCCCCGTTCGACGCGTCGTCGGGGCCGCCGTACAGGGCGAGCAGCACCCATCCCGTCAGCAGGAGGCCGATCAGGGCCACGAAGGGACGTCGCGCGGGTGGCGGTGGGGTCGCGGTCTCGAGGTCGTCCGCGGACGTGAACCGCGGCTCCTTCCAGGCCAGCGCGAGCACCGCGAACGAGATCGTGAGCGCCCACGAGGCACCGACCATCGCGTAGATGAACGGGATCGGCAGATCGGTCGCCCCGCCGACGCCGTGCGCCGCGAACCCGGCGGGGGTCACCGCACGACGAGCTGGACGATCGTGACGCCGAGCCCGTGTGCCTCGACCGCAACCTGGCCCGGCCTGTCGATCGTGAAGGTCTTCTCGATCGATCCACCCGCCGTGACCTGGTAGGTGTGCTCGGGATCGGAGTGGACGTGGATCTCCTCGTCGACGTCCGACGTGACCAGCAGCGTCACAGGCTTGCCGGCAGCGACCTCGACACGGGCACCCTGCGGCGTGACCTTGCCGTCCTTGATCGTGATCTCGACGTCGGTGCCCTCCGCCTTGACCTCGTCGGCCTTCTCGTCGACCTTCTTCGCGAGCTCGTCCTGGGCCTTCTGCGTCGCGTCGGCCAGGTCAGAGGTCGAGGTCGAGGACGGCGAAGCGCTCGGCGCAGGCTTCACCTCGTCATCGGACGAGCCGGAGCAGCCCGCGAGCAGCAGCAGGGCCGCCAGCAGCATGGTCACGATCTTCATTCGTCCTCCTGGTCGAACGCGCGCTCGATGAGCTCGCGCTCCTCACGTTCTTCTCTGCGGTCCTTGCGGGCGATGTAGAGCACGACGCCGACGACGATCACGGCCGGCACGATGGCCGGGATCGCGAGCAGCGCGACGTGGTGGGCCAGCAGCACGTCGTCGAACGGCACGCCGCCGGCAGGTGTCATGGCGACAGCGTAGGGGCTCGGTCAGCCGTTGCGGCATCCCCCACCTCGGCCGCCTCGGACTCCTCGATCCTGCGCGCCACCCGCGACACCGAGACGCAGATGCCGAGGATGATCGCGAGGCTGCACAGCAGCACGACCATGTTGGCGGCGGCCCAGATCCAGGCGG is a window encoding:
- a CDS encoding glycosyltransferase family 2 protein, translating into MAPNDQPLFSIITPVYDTPLDVLGETVDSVLAQTFVDWEWILVDDCSPDVRVQAELQRHAARDPRIRVFSRDVNGGIVATSNDAASHARGQFIALLDHDDLLTTHALQAMAAAIAKNPDEVDYLYSDEDKVMPDGSIGHTFLKPDWSPERFRHQMYTCHFSVLRTSLFRAVDGFRDGYDGSQDWDLILRATERARLIHHVPQVLYHWRAIPGSAAAELDAKPYAFETGRQAIQGQLERLGIDAIVTHRPEVGVYEVRREPDLTTPTSIIIPTIGSSGRVWGSTRCFVSEAIRSVRDHTAHADLEFVVVYDTPTPPQVLHELRSIPGIDLVLVEFRQPFNFSAKCNIGALHARGDVLIFLNDDVQAESDEVVGQLIAPLSEAGVGMTGAKLLFESNRVQHAGVEYGSGSIYHTLYKQLHVDVKNPELLMNREVSALTGACVALRRDVFTAVGGFTEELPVNFNDVDFSLKIRREGLRLVWLWDVVLWHFESITRSPTVHAFEKEFIVNRWGQYRTQRERYRATFTP
- a CDS encoding acyltransferase, whose protein sequence is MLSSQHRDRLRTAGVEAATIDGTTWSLVEDALPAWWHDCGNALYVSPHAWLPEKVVASLGMFPVRDVLIVVGSPMEWLSSLLVGGDEATVFLGRDCVLTAGEIYCGARSSIVLHGPLVGTRGAIVDARNGGTIVAAADQLWAADVYVATDDMHRLEDVGTGERINPFGAHIRLGQHVWLGRDAVVTGHAEIGEGSVIGMRSMVRGQKVPPFTVAAGTPARVVREGVTWSHDDVP
- a CDS encoding class I SAM-dependent methyltransferase yields the protein MNTRTPLRASGPGTSRPQDVAPSPLLDRLAHVLATTQDLSASSDALALAASTWEESYHLSPQRGNILRALPLPESPVVLEIGARCGGLTRHLGELGGTVDALEPHHGMAQVARARCADLTSVVVHEATLDDVPLETTYDLVVAVDASDLLASQGLTTADLAERATALLRPGGLLLIAGDNPRGVRFQAGDSTPTIGRDGGAPLARLHQADVESAVRAAGLEPRSLLAFPDHRHTQLLFDHDALAAIDSQLLLALPSFPSPPYLDRPATFPEEHLWAAAVEAGTGAQHANAYVVLAGTAPAPVNAAASFWTVGRRAAQSAFNRIRQRGDELVVERALAFPGSLAPDGPLSIRPHTEAFVAGATLTRRLGSAASIDEARALLRGWRDLVIASCHEGEPVPWDLIPRNVVVTDDQRLVAIDQEWQLDGGDAEVILTRGCFWLTYDVAIARRPPSWLPVTGTTDVAALADLIADLAGCQLSAGWVDRLIDREAQHMSHVWPTDDRHSRAARARKEWHQLTDLSRTPPQTDGPTETTEPVSSEAFSTVVEALSSTNAALQQQVRDLELELRHAELIHRDHAIGLMATAEKLRDRHEMSQSSLRRARAKMSRLQKRNAAMKASATWRVGSFFVRPFNRLRRR
- a CDS encoding GAF domain-containing protein, yielding MGRPLDLAMPPGADPATLSRYLNRAHDDFVATGSTDPAVRRLVQESWRRSIEGGLDPEQAMAAIRLDDAALAAIRDQHPLAAGMPVIRRLLVDSAADSGLLVAVSDAAGQLLWVEGDAGLRSMAERMHFVAGADWSEASAGTNAPGTALALDRPVQIFGAEHLARQVTPWSCSAAPIHDPDTGAILGVLDLTGGDEVVTPQSLTLVRATVAAVEAELRIERLSPAPRASVATTGWQAPSLEVLGGHGATLRHGSTTTRLSLRHSEIVLLLSESADGMTTAELGVALSDDEQAQVTVRAELSRLRAVLGPIELASRPYRLKNVVDTDVAGVRADLAAGHLRRAVARYRGPVLPASTAPAVERIRDELHMHVRSQLLVSSDADALLSFADTPHGRDDFEVWERVLSILPPTSPRHAQVRAHVSVLDEELGV
- the surE gene encoding 5'/3'-nucleotidase SurE gives rise to the protein MAAVVGAGLLTACSDDSAPGPSPVTGPLSILLVNDDGWDAPGITSVYQALTKAGHRVTLVGPLENQSGRSMATDVTAMEVTRPRGADAPIYAVDGTPVDALNVGLFGVLAGDPPDLVVSGVNKGANVAANTSYSGTVGAAAAAAEAGLPAVAVSADTDAQGESDFDDASRLVVEMVDQLAARGFEGLGRAGFLNVNVPAETASRREPRGVRAVPLATGGPRTVTYAQSGPTTWTPSFTYDPRVGRPSADAEQLADGWSTVTWLTAARTSPSSRQVEVDDLVDALKR